A part of Desulfovibrio legallii genomic DNA contains:
- a CDS encoding HD family phosphohydrolase: MITPKRSTRPASILALFRLLRARHRCGWGLAALWGTLLLLSLLAGANFEAVPKVYVAGQVADADVIADRDLLVEDAQASKARRKQVLLLQPPVYDLSLEPYTAFQNRIVEILRTLNAGGDYKAAHTGPLQRLVEDLTPAVADEILPELALPEVQTYLLKALLPSIRDHMAEGLVSDIRQARVGRSGVIVRNLDANTELLRPDVTNLPDVQSFLAEISASIRQEPSLNPQSRRAINILLSATMPASLTLNREATQKRGNAVVSTVEPVLYQIQKGELLLRRGERVSREQQIKLQTLYKSAADPMHWNMAAGAFAFSLLLSIGFFVAPSGKPGTPLRCKDTLLISLILLLFCGGAKFVYVLGSHLDNVTLLNALNLGYPVAGAVGLVAMVFAARRYCTMGLLLSFFTMLMFQEDFSYFLYQFLGGMLATWLMTSAQSRQDVVWSLVPLTIGQLCIWLGEAFLSQATLPEVPMQVLAVCLNSLISLILLFAVSPVLELSFGYSTRFRLMELMSLEQPLMQELMVTVPGTYHHSLVVANMVEAGAKAIGANSLLCKVAALYHDVGKLSYPEYFIENQFGGPNKHDKLAPSMSALILLSHVKKGIELAERYKLGQEITDIIGQHHGTRLIRYFYQKAVNLGEKPRESDYSYPGPRPQTKEAAILMLADSVEASSRTLADPTPARIKSHIDTIIKGIFSEGQLDESELTFKDLHYLSENFQRILTGLFHQRIAYPEARIGGAPRPEGKAAEPKAPDGKTVAEARTQSRAPAAAARPAPRAEEATLAAAAEKLLPGGPGGTPLPAAAHAHPLAGRGAPASIPPAKPADTGAPKA, encoded by the coding sequence ATGATCACGCCGAAAAGATCGACTCGTCCCGCTAGCATCCTGGCGCTTTTCCGTCTGTTGCGCGCCCGGCACCGCTGCGGTTGGGGGCTTGCCGCCCTGTGGGGCACGCTGTTGCTGCTCTCGCTGCTGGCTGGAGCCAATTTTGAAGCGGTGCCCAAGGTCTATGTGGCCGGCCAGGTGGCGGACGCGGACGTCATTGCCGATCGCGACCTGCTGGTGGAGGACGCCCAGGCCTCCAAGGCCCGGCGCAAACAGGTGCTGCTGCTCCAGCCGCCGGTCTACGATCTGAGTCTGGAGCCGTACACGGCCTTCCAGAACCGCATTGTGGAGATTCTGCGCACGCTCAATGCGGGCGGCGATTACAAGGCTGCCCATACCGGCCCCCTGCAGCGCCTGGTGGAAGACCTGACCCCGGCCGTGGCGGACGAGATTCTGCCGGAGCTGGCCTTGCCAGAGGTGCAGACCTATCTGCTCAAGGCGCTGTTGCCCAGCATCCGCGACCACATGGCCGAGGGCCTGGTGAGCGACATCCGGCAGGCCAGGGTGGGGCGATCGGGCGTCATTGTGCGCAACCTGGACGCCAATACGGAGCTGCTGCGGCCGGACGTGACCAATCTGCCGGACGTGCAGTCCTTTCTGGCGGAGATTTCCGCCAGCATCCGGCAGGAGCCCAGCCTGAATCCGCAGTCGCGGCGGGCCATCAACATCCTGCTTTCGGCCACCATGCCCGCCTCCCTGACCCTGAACCGCGAGGCCACCCAGAAGCGCGGCAACGCCGTGGTTTCCACCGTGGAGCCCGTGCTGTACCAGATCCAGAAGGGCGAGCTGCTCTTGCGGCGGGGCGAGCGGGTGAGCCGCGAGCAGCAGATCAAACTGCAAACGCTGTACAAATCCGCCGCCGATCCCATGCACTGGAATATGGCGGCCGGGGCCTTCGCGTTTTCTCTGCTGCTTTCCATCGGCTTTTTTGTGGCCCCCAGCGGCAAGCCGGGCACGCCTTTGCGCTGCAAGGACACGCTGCTCATTTCTCTTATTCTGCTGCTCTTCTGCGGCGGGGCCAAGTTCGTCTATGTGCTCGGCTCGCACCTGGACAACGTGACCCTGCTCAATGCCCTGAACCTGGGCTATCCCGTGGCCGGGGCCGTGGGCCTGGTGGCCATGGTGTTTGCCGCCCGGCGCTACTGCACCATGGGGCTGTTGCTTTCCTTTTTTACCATGCTCATGTTTCAGGAGGATTTTTCCTACTTCCTGTACCAGTTTCTGGGTGGCATGCTGGCCACCTGGCTGATGACCTCCGCCCAAAGCCGCCAGGACGTAGTCTGGAGCCTGGTGCCCCTGACCATCGGGCAGCTCTGCATCTGGCTGGGCGAAGCCTTTTTGTCCCAGGCAACCCTGCCTGAAGTGCCCATGCAGGTGCTGGCCGTGTGCCTTAACAGCCTCATTTCCCTCATCCTGCTTTTTGCCGTGAGCCCGGTGCTGGAGTTGAGCTTCGGCTACAGTACGCGCTTTCGCCTTATGGAGCTCATGAGCCTGGAGCAACCGTTGATGCAGGAGCTCATGGTCACGGTGCCCGGCACTTACCACCATTCCCTGGTGGTGGCCAATATGGTGGAAGCCGGGGCCAAGGCTATCGGGGCCAACAGCCTGCTCTGCAAGGTGGCGGCGCTTTACCATGATGTGGGCAAGCTCTCGTATCCGGAATATTTTATTGAAAACCAGTTCGGCGGGCCCAACAAGCACGACAAGCTGGCCCCCTCCATGAGCGCGCTTATTCTGCTCTCGCACGTCAAGAAGGGCATTGAGCTGGCCGAGCGCTACAAGCTGGGGCAGGAAATTACGGACATCATCGGCCAGCACCACGGCACCAGGCTGATCCGCTATTTTTATCAGAAAGCCGTGAACCTGGGCGAAAAGCCCCGCGAATCGGACTACAGTTACCCCGGTCCGCGCCCCCAGACCAAGGAGGCCGCCATCCTTATGCTGGCGGATTCTGTGGAGGCCAGCAGCCGCACCCTTGCTGACCCCACGCCCGCGCGCATCAAGAGCCACATCGATACCATCATTAAGGGGATTTTTTCCGAGGGGCAGCTGGACGAATCGGAGCTGACCTTCAAGGATCTGCACTACCTGAGCGAAAATTTCCAGCGCATCCTTACGGGGCTGTTCCATCAGCGCATCGCCTATCCAGAGGCCAGAATAGGCGGAGCGCCCAGACCGGAAGGCAAGGCGGCCGAACCCAAGGCCCCCGACGGCAAAACCGTTGCGGAGGCCCGCACGCAAAGCCGCGCGCCCGCAGCCGCCGCGCGCCCTGCGCCCAGAGCGGAAGAGGCCACCCTTGCCGCCGCGGCGGAAAAACTCCTGCCTGGGGGGCCGGGCGGCACGCCTTTGCCTGCGGCAGCCCATGCGCATCCCCTGGCCGGTCGCGGCGCGCCCGCGTCGATACCCCCCGCCAAACCCGCCGACACCGGCGCGCCCAAGGCATGA
- the ybeY gene encoding rRNA maturation RNase YbeY has product MNAPDACGADAVRVARTSPALAWLLPLDRRALAAVLAAMFRAARQNPRVPAPPCGVDLHILDDAGISAANRRFLGCVGPTNVLSFPGDAAMPGALLLSLDTLRRECLLYGQEPVEHCLRLLAHGMGHLCGLDHGPLMDALCADFAAAAAAALEGKEGIFPRRFRGLAP; this is encoded by the coding sequence ATGAACGCGCCGGACGCGTGCGGTGCCGACGCTGTGCGGGTGGCGCGGACCAGCCCCGCCCTGGCCTGGCTTTTGCCGCTGGACCGGCGTGCCCTTGCCGCCGTGCTGGCGGCTATGTTCCGGGCGGCGCGGCAGAACCCTCGCGTGCCGGCCCCCCCGTGCGGCGTTGACCTGCATATTCTTGACGATGCTGGGATCAGCGCGGCCAACCGGCGCTTTCTCGGCTGCGTAGGGCCCACCAACGTGCTGTCTTTTCCCGGCGATGCCGCCATGCCGGGGGCGCTGCTGCTCTCGCTGGATACCCTGCGCCGGGAGTGCCTGCTTTATGGTCAGGAGCCTGTGGAGCATTGCCTGCGGCTGCTGGCCCACGGCATGGGGCACCTTTGCGGCCTGGACCATGGGCCGTTGATGGACGCCCTCTGCGCCGATTTTGCTGCTGCAGCCGCGGCTGCTCTGGAGGGGAAGGAAGGGATCTTTCCCCGGCGGTTCAGGGGGCTTGCCCCCTGA
- a CDS encoding HD domain-containing protein, with translation MQLYLVGGAVRDMLLGRTPTELDFAFSGSAEDFLAAHPDARMVGRSVHVCLWRGRECMPLEGGRPETDLCRRDLTINALALGGDGKIHMHPKAAQDLQNSLLRPAAATAFADDPTRIFRLARFAALWPHWRIDAEAFAQMRALSSTALAALPAERVARELRKALAAPAPARFFRVLAQGQALCPWFAELETARAIPAGPARWHANSVFGHSLRLADLLAGDPLAVWMALCHDLGKITTDPTLLPHHYGHEQRGVPLARQLANRLRLPALYAKAGALAAAEHMKAGQFHTLRTGTRRDLLWHVHRTGLAEPFWKLADADSGSNVSAAAQVQLAAMLPVTLPERWRNQGAESARRLRELHCQALAALRDKGG, from the coding sequence ATGCAACTCTACCTTGTCGGCGGCGCCGTGCGCGACATGCTGCTGGGCCGCACCCCCACCGAACTGGATTTCGCTTTTTCCGGCAGCGCGGAAGATTTTCTGGCCGCCCACCCCGACGCCCGCATGGTGGGCCGCAGCGTGCACGTCTGCCTCTGGCGCGGCCGGGAATGCATGCCCCTGGAAGGCGGCCGCCCGGAAACGGACCTTTGCCGCCGCGACCTGACCATCAACGCCCTGGCCCTGGGCGGCGATGGCAAAATCCATATGCACCCCAAGGCCGCGCAGGACCTGCAGAACAGCCTTCTGCGCCCGGCCGCCGCCACGGCCTTTGCCGACGACCCCACCCGCATTTTCCGCCTGGCCCGCTTCGCCGCCCTCTGGCCCCACTGGCGTATCGACGCCGAAGCCTTCGCCCAGATGCGCGCCCTTTCCTCCACGGCCCTGGCCGCCCTGCCGGCCGAACGTGTGGCCCGCGAGCTGCGCAAAGCCCTGGCCGCCCCGGCCCCCGCCCGCTTTTTCCGCGTTCTGGCCCAGGGCCAGGCCCTCTGCCCCTGGTTTGCGGAGCTGGAAACCGCCCGCGCCATCCCGGCCGGACCGGCGCGCTGGCACGCCAACAGCGTTTTCGGCCACAGTCTGCGCCTGGCCGACCTACTGGCCGGCGACCCTCTGGCCGTGTGGATGGCCCTGTGCCACGACCTGGGCAAAATCACCACCGATCCTACCCTGCTCCCCCACCACTACGGGCACGAACAACGCGGCGTGCCCCTGGCCCGCCAGCTGGCCAACCGCCTGCGCCTGCCAGCCCTCTACGCCAAGGCGGGAGCCCTGGCCGCCGCCGAACACATGAAGGCCGGCCAGTTCCATACGCTGCGCACCGGCACCCGCCGCGACCTGCTCTGGCATGTGCACCGCACCGGACTTGCCGAGCCCTTCTGGAAGCTGGCCGACGCGGACAGCGGCAGCAACGTAAGCGCCGCCGCCCAGGTTCAGCTTGCGGCTATGCTGCCCGTAACCCTGCCGGAACGCTGGCGCAACCAGGGCGCGGAAAGCGCCCGCCGCCTGCGCGAGCTCCACTGCCAGGCCCTGGCCGCCCTGCGCGACAAGGGGGGATAG
- a CDS encoding biotin--[acetyl-CoA-carboxylase] ligase — MNRAYQSPQAEGSRTAAAVGRGPWVWRFGVVGSCLDTARMLAARGWLAPWESVQAVSQTAGRGQLRRQWRSPPGNLYAALRLPCAPPFDGSAAAPAMGVLAARALQTMGWPVRLKWPNDLVLDGADGTPRKVAGVLLEERGGVLLAGMGLNVAWAPETAELRADAALEATCLAAAAAGRENKGASRHIPTAEALWQHLVMCLYSAYNSGHSFSEQWRDGLEDMLLWRGLIVELCDDGRVTRGRLEGLGASGGVCLDTGGRVEEFFCGSLRRGG, encoded by the coding sequence ATGAACAGAGCGTATCAGAGTCCGCAGGCAGAGGGAAGCCGTACCGCCGCGGCGGTGGGGCGGGGGCCCTGGGTCTGGCGGTTCGGTGTGGTGGGCTCCTGCCTGGACACGGCGCGGATGCTGGCGGCGCGAGGCTGGCTTGCCCCGTGGGAGAGCGTGCAGGCTGTAAGCCAGACGGCGGGGCGGGGGCAGTTGCGGCGGCAGTGGCGTTCGCCGCCGGGCAATCTGTATGCCGCGCTGCGTTTGCCGTGCGCGCCGCCTTTTGACGGCAGCGCCGCCGCGCCGGCCATGGGCGTGCTGGCGGCCAGGGCTTTGCAGACCATGGGCTGGCCCGTGCGGCTCAAGTGGCCCAATGACCTGGTGCTGGACGGCGCGGACGGGACGCCGCGCAAGGTGGCGGGTGTGCTGCTGGAGGAGCGGGGCGGCGTGCTGCTGGCCGGGATGGGGCTTAATGTGGCGTGGGCCCCGGAAACTGCGGAACTGCGGGCCGACGCGGCCCTGGAAGCCACCTGCCTTGCCGCGGCCGCGGCGGGAAGGGAAAACAAAGGCGCAAGCCGCCATATTCCCACAGCGGAGGCCCTCTGGCAACACCTTGTAATGTGCCTGTATTCGGCATATAACAGCGGCCACTCTTTTTCGGAGCAGTGGCGGGACGGATTGGAGGATATGCTGCTCTGGCGGGGCCTCATTGTGGAGCTCTGCGACGATGGACGGGTGACGCGAGGGCGTCTGGAGGGGCTGGGCGCCTCCGGCGGCGTATGCCTGGATACGGGCGGGCGCGTGGAGGAGTTTTTTTGCGGCAGCCTCCGGCGCGGGGGCTGA
- a CDS encoding pyruvate carboxylase: MANKTFAEVQEFLKGKVILVANRGIPARRICRSIRERFDAVAAMTATDVDKTAPAAATAQELVLLGPEPRAYLDIDRIIDKAKQRGVVGIHPGWGFASEDTRFPQRCKEAGITFIGATAEAMNLLGNKVQARQVARKLGIPVVPGSDGAVDVDTARKLIAEIGLPIMLKAEGGGGGRGIFAIHKESELEDAFFKASTMAQASFGNPRLFVEKFLAGVRHIEIQVIADMYGNVFAFDERDCTVQRNHQKLIEITPSPWSGITRNLREKLKDYARRLIKAVGYHSLATVEFLVLPDGTPYLIEVNTRLQVEHGITECRYGIDLVEEQIAVAFGAELRYREENLRPSYCSMQVRINCENPQDNFAPNSGLISRYVSPGGPGVRLDSNISAGYEFPANYDSAGALLIAYAHDWEKTLGIMDRALGEYVIGGIKTTIPFFRQVIKNPLFRQGGINTNFIADHPELMIYTDLAPEGERLSRLVAEISAKGYNPYVQLGQYRSADTPCLGPFEPVLPPISSAVRRQPSPYPQGDRTATLDYIRDSGSVHFTDTTPRDFTQSNSGNRFRLAEDRLIGPYLDNVGYFSIENGGGAHFHVAMMANMTYPFTEAKEWNSFAPKTLKQLLVRSTNVLGYTPQPRNLMRVTGEMICDHYQVVRCFDFLNHVENMRPIAEVVMDRKDVIFEPALSMSWAKGFDVRHYLGVTEAILGMVADIMGKDKKAAARQIILGLKDMGGVCPPRFMKELVGALRKAWPELVLHYHRHYTDGLFVPSCGAAAKAGAHIIDVGLGSAVRAYGQGDVLATMAYIEDELGLTCHLNKNAIRDANFVCKQIMPYYDRYCAPYFQGIDYDVTRHGMPGGATSSSQEGAMKQGYIHLLPYMLKFLEGTRQIVRYHDVTPGSQITWNTAFLAVTGAWKRGGEDEVRYLLEVLQQVTRLPDAELPAEMRKARLAIYRDCNDAFRNLLLGKFGRLPLGFPADWVYQSAFGSDWKNAIANRTEASPLDALPDVNLAAEEKACTDILKRRPNAEEFVLYLNHPADALKTIQFRAKFGDPNNLPLHVWFEGLKVGQDLYFNDSSGKPHHLLLLSISEPDSTGVSICRYVLDSEFMSCEVQVRQPTGGGVKSTLMADPANKFHVPAPSNGDLWVMYVHPGDLVKAGEELFNVSIMKQEKAVLAPVDGIVKRVLKTADFKENKQMVSVREGELIVELGPVPRICPNEACGQPIPMDNIAFCPYCGSRIG, from the coding sequence ATGGCCAACAAGACATTTGCGGAAGTGCAGGAATTTTTGAAGGGTAAGGTTATCCTGGTTGCCAACCGCGGCATCCCGGCCCGGCGCATCTGCCGCTCCATTCGGGAGCGCTTTGACGCTGTGGCCGCCATGACCGCCACGGACGTGGACAAAACCGCCCCCGCCGCGGCCACGGCCCAGGAGCTGGTGCTGCTTGGACCCGAACCCCGGGCCTACCTGGATATTGACCGCATTATTGATAAGGCCAAACAGCGCGGCGTTGTGGGCATTCACCCCGGCTGGGGCTTTGCCTCCGAGGACACGCGCTTCCCGCAGCGCTGCAAAGAGGCCGGCATCACGTTTATCGGGGCCACGGCTGAGGCCATGAACCTGCTGGGCAACAAAGTGCAGGCCCGCCAGGTGGCGCGTAAGCTGGGCATCCCCGTGGTGCCCGGTTCCGACGGCGCGGTGGATGTGGATACGGCCCGCAAGCTCATCGCCGAAATCGGCCTGCCCATCATGCTTAAGGCCGAGGGCGGCGGCGGTGGCCGCGGCATCTTTGCCATCCATAAGGAATCGGAGCTGGAGGACGCCTTTTTTAAAGCCTCCACCATGGCTCAGGCTTCCTTCGGCAACCCGCGTCTGTTTGTGGAAAAGTTCCTGGCCGGCGTGCGGCACATTGAGATTCAGGTCATTGCCGATATGTACGGCAACGTGTTCGCCTTTGACGAGCGCGACTGCACCGTGCAGCGCAACCACCAGAAGCTCATCGAAATTACTCCTTCGCCCTGGTCGGGCATTACCCGCAACCTGCGGGAAAAGCTCAAGGACTACGCCCGGCGGCTGATCAAGGCCGTGGGCTACCACTCCCTGGCGACGGTGGAGTTTCTGGTGCTGCCGGACGGCACGCCGTACCTTATTGAGGTGAACACCCGCCTGCAGGTGGAGCACGGCATCACCGAATGCCGCTACGGCATCGACCTGGTGGAGGAGCAGATCGCCGTGGCCTTCGGCGCGGAGCTGCGCTACCGGGAGGAAAATCTGCGGCCTTCCTACTGCTCCATGCAGGTGCGCATCAATTGCGAGAACCCGCAGGACAACTTCGCCCCCAACTCCGGGCTTATTTCACGCTACGTCTCGCCCGGCGGCCCCGGCGTGCGGCTGGATTCCAACATCAGCGCGGGCTATGAGTTTCCGGCCAACTACGATTCCGCGGGCGCGCTGCTTATCGCCTACGCCCATGACTGGGAAAAGACCCTGGGCATCATGGACCGGGCGCTGGGCGAATACGTCATCGGCGGCATCAAGACCACCATTCCCTTTTTCCGTCAGGTCATCAAAAATCCCTTGTTCCGCCAGGGCGGGATCAACACCAACTTCATCGCCGACCACCCGGAGCTCATGATCTATACGGATCTGGCCCCGGAAGGGGAGCGGCTTTCGCGTCTGGTGGCCGAAATTTCGGCCAAGGGCTACAACCCCTATGTGCAGCTGGGCCAGTACCGCTCGGCGGATACCCCCTGTCTTGGCCCCTTTGAGCCGGTGCTGCCGCCCATCAGCAGCGCCGTGCGGCGGCAGCCTTCGCCCTACCCCCAGGGCGACCGCACGGCCACCCTGGACTATATCCGCGATTCGGGCAGCGTCCACTTCACGGACACCACGCCGCGCGACTTCACCCAATCCAATTCCGGCAACCGCTTCCGGCTGGCTGAAGACAGGCTCATCGGCCCCTATCTGGACAACGTGGGCTATTTCTCCATTGAGAACGGCGGCGGCGCGCACTTTCATGTGGCCATGATGGCCAATATGACCTATCCCTTCACCGAGGCGAAGGAGTGGAACAGTTTCGCCCCCAAGACCCTCAAGCAGCTCCTGGTACGTTCCACCAACGTGTTGGGCTATACGCCGCAGCCGCGCAACCTCATGCGCGTCACCGGCGAGATGATCTGCGACCACTATCAGGTGGTGCGCTGTTTCGACTTCCTCAACCATGTTGAAAACATGCGGCCCATCGCCGAAGTGGTCATGGACCGCAAGGACGTCATTTTTGAGCCGGCGCTTTCCATGTCCTGGGCCAAGGGCTTTGACGTCAGGCACTATCTGGGCGTTACCGAGGCCATCCTGGGCATGGTGGCGGACATTATGGGCAAGGACAAAAAGGCCGCCGCGCGCCAGATCATTCTGGGCCTCAAGGATATGGGCGGCGTCTGCCCGCCGCGCTTCATGAAGGAGCTGGTGGGCGCGCTGCGCAAAGCCTGGCCTGAGCTCGTGCTGCACTACCACCGGCATTACACGGACGGGCTGTTTGTGCCTTCCTGCGGGGCGGCCGCCAAGGCCGGGGCGCACATCATCGACGTGGGCCTGGGGTCGGCGGTGCGCGCCTACGGCCAGGGCGACGTGCTCGCCACCATGGCCTATATTGAAGACGAGCTGGGCCTGACCTGCCACCTTAACAAAAACGCCATCCGCGACGCCAACTTTGTGTGCAAGCAGATCATGCCCTACTACGACCGTTACTGCGCGCCGTACTTCCAGGGCATAGACTACGACGTCACCCGCCACGGCATGCCCGGCGGGGCCACCTCCTCTTCGCAGGAGGGGGCCATGAAGCAGGGTTATATCCACCTGCTGCCTTATATGCTCAAGTTTCTGGAAGGCACCCGGCAGATCGTGCGCTACCACGATGTGACACCGGGCTCGCAGATCACCTGGAATACGGCCTTCCTGGCTGTGACCGGGGCCTGGAAGCGCGGCGGCGAGGATGAGGTGCGCTACCTGCTGGAGGTGCTGCAGCAGGTGACCCGCCTGCCCGATGCGGAGCTTCCGGCAGAGATGCGCAAGGCGCGGCTCGCCATCTACCGCGACTGCAACGACGCCTTCCGCAACCTCCTGCTGGGCAAGTTCGGCAGGCTGCCCCTGGGCTTCCCGGCTGACTGGGTTTACCAGAGCGCCTTCGGCTCGGACTGGAAGAACGCCATCGCCAACCGCACGGAGGCCTCCCCCCTGGATGCCCTGCCCGACGTGAACCTGGCGGCGGAAGAAAAGGCCTGTACGGATATCCTCAAGCGCAGGCCCAATGCCGAGGAATTTGTGCTCTACCTCAACCACCCGGCGGACGCGCTCAAGACCATTCAGTTCCGGGCCAAGTTCGGCGATCCCAACAATCTGCCCCTGCACGTCTGGTTTGAGGGGCTCAAGGTGGGGCAGGATCTCTACTTCAACGACAGCAGCGGCAAGCCGCACCATCTGCTGCTGCTGAGCATTTCCGAGCCCGACAGCACCGGCGTATCCATCTGCCGCTATGTGCTGGACTCGGAATTCATGAGCTGCGAGGTACAGGTGCGCCAGCCCACGGGCGGCGGCGTTAAAAGCACCCTCATGGCCGACCCGGCCAATAAGTTCCATGTGCCCGCGCCGAGCAACGGCGACCTCTGGGTCATGTATGTGCACCCTGGCGACCTGGTGAAGGCCGGCGAGGAGCTCTTTAACGTCTCCATCATGAAGCAGGAAAAGGCCGTGCTGGCGCCCGTGGACGGCATTGTCAAACGGGTGCTCAAGACGGCGGACTTCAAGGAGAACAAACAGATGGTCTCCGTGCGGGAGGGCGAACTTATCGTGGAGCTGGGGCCGGTGCCGCGCATCTGCCCCAACGAAGCCTGCGGACAGCCCATCCCTATGGACAATATTGCCTTTTGCCCGTATTGCGGTTCTCGCATCGGGTAG